In Longimicrobiaceae bacterium, the DNA window TCGTCGCGAACGCGCCGCGGCTCGTCGTCTACCGGCATGTTCACGGTGTCGTGCACGCCGTCCAGCGCGCCTCGCGGGTCCGCGTCGAGCGCGGCGAAAAGCGCGTCGAAGTCCTCCTGCGCCGGCCCGGTGGTAGCCACCAGCTCGAACGTCTTCCGCAGCACCTGGTGCGACGTGAGGCTGCGGACCAGGACCTCGGCGATCTGGCGCCGCGCGATGACGCCGTCGCTGGAATCGCCCGCCTGGCGCCGGTCGCCCTGCAACAATACGAGCCGCCGCTCGTCCGCGCGGTTGTAGTCGAACCAGCCGGGGCGCACGATCGTGTACGGCAGCCCGCTGGCCCGCACGAGCCTTTCGCCGCGCCGCTTCCAGTCGTGCGCCTCGGTGCGGCGGTTGTAGTCGCCCGTGCGGTTGGTGACGCCGATCGCGGTCATCAGCGCAATCCGCGCCGTCCGCGAACCAAGCGCGCGCAGCACGTTGCGCACGCCGCCGTAGTCGACGCTCTCCGACCCAGCCTTGCCCGCGCCGTCGGAGCCGTGGGTGAACACGACGGCGCCGACACCATCCACCGCGGCGGAAAGCGTCTCGGGGCGCGTGAGATCGCCGACCGCCACCTGCGCCTCGGGCGCGAGCAGGCGCGCCCGGGCGGGATCCCGCACGAGTGCGCGGACGGCGTGCCCCTCCCGGATAGCTTCCTCCACGACGAGCTGGCCGATGCTGCCGGTGGCGCCCACGACCAGCACCGTCATGCGTGAATCGGTCATGCACCTCCTTCGCGTCCGGCGCGGCGGGGGGATTCCGTCGAGGGCGCGCTATCCGCCGCGCGCGCTCGTGGTTCGTGCGATCTCCCCCCGGCCGCCCGGTCGTCCCACTCACTTGGGCGCGAGCTCGCCGAACCAGTAGGCGGAGGTCACGCCCCCGTCCATCAGGAAGTCGCTGCCGGTGATGAACCCGCCGTCCGGGCCCATCAGCAGCGCGCCGACGGTGCCCACCTCGTCCGGCGTGCCCGCGCGGCCGGCCGGCGAGAGCTCGATCATGCGCCGGTATCCTGCTCCGCGCGGCCCGGTGAGCTCGTCCTTGGCGAGCGGCGTGATGATGATGCCGGGGCTGATCGTGTTGACCCGCGCGCCACGCTTGCCCCAGCGAACGGCCTCGGCCATCACGCGCAGCGAGTTGCCGCGCTTCGAGAGCTGGTACGCGTGGAGGGAGTCCGTCACCTGGCCGGGCTGGAGGAACGGAAGGCCGAGCAGCTCCTCCACGGGCGTCGTGGCCAGCGCGTGGTTCTGCTCCACGCTCAGCGGGGGGAGGCGATGCCCCGACTGCGACGCGATGACGACGCCGGCGCCGCCGCGAGCGATCACGTTGCCGAACTCTTCCAGCACGAGCGCCGTGCCGTACAGGTCGACCTTCAGGATCGTCGCGGGCGATGCCTGCGAGGGCGAGACGCCCGCGGCGTGGATGAGCCCGGTGACCTCGCCGAGGCTCGTTGCCGTCTCCACCAGCGCATGTACCGCCTCGCGCGACGACGCGTCGACCGTGGCGACGCTCACGTCGTACCCGGCGTTCCCCAGGACCTCTGCCGCCGCGTTCGCGTTCTCCGAACGCATGTCGGCCAGCAGGACGTGCTTCCCCACACCCACCCGGCGCGCGATGGCCTGGCCGATCTGGCCGGGTCCGATGACGACGATGACGTCTTTCATTGCGACTCCTCTCCTGAGCGATGTGCGGGCCGCGACGCATGCTACACGCCGCAGTGCTGGGCTTCCGCATGGGCTGGTGCCCCGGTGTCCGCAGGCGGATGCTCGTGGTCCAGGCGCGTGATCCGAGAGCCATCCCTTCCTCTCTGCCGAGGGGCCTGCTTGTTGGTAGCGAGAAGTCTACAGCGAGGGGATCGATCGATAAACTTGACAACGCTTATCAGGCTGATAAGCATTTCTTCACAACCATTCGCCGCACGGGCTGCTCGGCGCGTAGCGACTCGATGGCTGGCGGGAGGAACACCCTGACTGGTGAGTGAACGATGTCCGACGAGCTGGATGGGATCTCGACGTTCGTGGCGGTGGCGGAGGCAAGGGGCTTCCGGCCGGCGGGGAAGGCACTGGGCGTGAGCGGTTCGGCGGTGAGCCAGTCGCTGCGGCGCCTGGAGGAGCGGCTGGGGGTGGCGCTCGTGCAGCGGACCACGCGCAGCGTGCGCCTCACCGAGGCGGGCGAGCGCCTCTACGCCTCCGTACGCCCCGCGCTGGACGAGGTGCGGGCAGCCGTGGAGGCGGTGGGAGAGATGGCGGACGAGCCACGGG includes these proteins:
- a CDS encoding SDR family oxidoreductase yields the protein MKDVIVVIGPGQIGQAIARRVGVGKHVLLADMRSENANAAAEVLGNAGYDVSVATVDASSREAVHALVETATSLGEVTGLIHAAGVSPSQASPATILKVDLYGTALVLEEFGNVIARGGAGVVIASQSGHRLPPLSVEQNHALATTPVEELLGLPFLQPGQVTDSLHAYQLSKRGNSLRVMAEAVRWGKRGARVNTISPGIIITPLAKDELTGPRGAGYRRMIELSPAGRAGTPDEVGTVGALLMGPDGGFITGSDFLMDGGVTSAYWFGELAPK
- a CDS encoding SDR family oxidoreductase, giving the protein MTDSRMTVLVVGATGSIGQLVVEEAIREGHAVRALVRDPARARLLAPEAQVAVGDLTRPETLSAAVDGVGAVVFTHGSDGAGKAGSESVDYGGVRNVLRALGSRTARIALMTAIGVTNRTGDYNRRTEAHDWKRRGERLVRASGLPYTIVRPGWFDYNRADERRLVLLQGDRRQAGDSSDGVIARRQIAEVLVRSLTSHQVLRKTFELVATTGPAQEDFDALFAALDADPRGALDGVHDTVNMPVDDEPRRVRDDLESVVAHPIG